A single genomic interval of Oikeobacillus pervagus harbors:
- the serS gene encoding serine--tRNA ligase, whose translation MLDVKVLRNNFEEVKARLQHRGEDLTDFEKFEDLDKKRRELLVETEKLKKQRNEVSEQIAKLKRDKQDVSQLISEMKAVGEKVKGLDHELKQVEEELQHLLLSIPNIPHESVPVGESEDDNVEIRKWGEVREFDFDAKPHWDIADDLEILDFERAGKVTGSRFVFYKGLGAKLERALISFMLDLHTEEHGYEEMLPPYMVNRTSMTGTGQLPKFEEDAFLIEKEDYFLIPTAEVPVTNYHRDEILDGDQLPMAYAAYSACFRSEAGSAGRDTRGLIRQHQFNKVELVRFVKPEDSYAELEKLTGHAEKVLQLLGLPYRVLSMCTADLGFTAAKKYDIEVWLPSYNTYREISSCSNFEGFQAKRANIRFRREKNGKPEHVHTLNGSGLAIGRTVAAILENYQQEDGSVIIPEVLRPYMRGKERISKKN comes from the coding sequence ATAACTTTGAAGAAGTAAAGGCACGGTTGCAACATCGCGGAGAAGACTTAACCGATTTTGAAAAATTTGAGGATTTGGATAAAAAAAGAAGAGAACTATTAGTAGAAACTGAAAAATTAAAAAAACAACGAAATGAAGTGTCCGAACAAATCGCAAAGTTAAAGCGCGACAAACAAGATGTAAGCCAACTCATTTCTGAAATGAAGGCAGTGGGAGAAAAAGTAAAGGGATTGGATCATGAGTTAAAACAAGTGGAAGAGGAACTTCAACATTTACTCCTTTCTATTCCGAACATCCCTCATGAATCTGTTCCTGTTGGGGAATCTGAAGATGATAATGTTGAGATCCGTAAGTGGGGAGAGGTCCGTGAATTTGATTTTGACGCAAAGCCACATTGGGATATTGCAGATGATCTGGAGATCCTTGATTTTGAAAGAGCAGGGAAAGTAACTGGAAGTCGTTTTGTTTTTTATAAAGGTTTAGGAGCTAAATTAGAACGTGCCCTTATTAGTTTTATGTTAGATCTTCATACGGAAGAGCATGGTTATGAGGAAATGTTGCCTCCTTACATGGTGAACCGTACAAGTATGACAGGGACAGGGCAACTACCAAAGTTTGAAGAGGATGCCTTTTTAATTGAAAAGGAAGATTATTTTCTTATTCCAACAGCGGAGGTACCTGTAACGAACTACCATCGCGATGAAATTCTTGATGGGGATCAATTACCGATGGCTTATGCTGCTTATAGTGCTTGTTTTCGATCTGAGGCTGGATCTGCTGGCCGAGATACACGGGGGTTAATTCGACAACATCAATTTAATAAAGTAGAACTTGTCCGTTTTGTTAAACCAGAAGATTCATATGCCGAGTTAGAGAAGTTAACAGGTCACGCTGAGAAGGTCTTGCAACTTCTTGGGTTACCATATCGCGTATTAAGCATGTGTACTGCAGACCTAGGATTTACAGCAGCCAAAAAATACGATATTGAAGTGTGGTTACCAAGTTATAATACGTATCGTGAAATTTCTTCTTGCAGTAACTTTGAAGGATTCCAGGCAAAACGGGCCAACATCCGCTTCCGTCGGGAGAAAAATGGTAAACCAGAACATGTCCATACATTAAATGGATCAGGTTTAGCGATTGGACGTACGGTAGCTGCTATTTTGGAAAACTATCAGCAAGAGGATGGAAGTGTGATTATTCCGGAAGTATTAAGACCTTATATGAGAGGGAAAGAAAGAATTTCAAAGAAAAACTAG